In Camelina sativa cultivar DH55 chromosome 16, Cs, whole genome shotgun sequence, a single window of DNA contains:
- the LOC104751588 gene encoding protein IDA-LIKE 5 has product MGNKRRAMMILVVIMMVFSWRMCEAEGLRRYSSSRPQRFFKVRRPNPHHHHRNQGFIYDDYPPESFSGFLPKTLPIPPSAPSKKHNVYGLQRINYCNR; this is encoded by the exons ATGGGCAATAAACGCAGAGCAATGATGATTCTAGTGGTAATTATGATGGTGTtctcatggaggatgtgtgaAGCGGAAGGCTTACGAAGATACTCATCATCAAGACCACAGAGATTTTTCAAGGTGAGAAGACCAAatccacatcatcatcatcgtaatCAAGGTTTCATTTATGATGACTACCCTCCAGAAAGTTTCTCAGGGTTTTTGCCCAAGACATTACCAATTCCACCTTCTGCTCCTTCCAAGAAACACAACGTCTACGGTTTACAGA gAATTAATTATTGCAATCGCTGA
- the LOC104751590 gene encoding uncharacterized protein LOC104751590, translating into MEIIPLMLIAFIILVSSFPAPIKVAGKGGGGSVAGSGSGSIGIGRGGNIGRGGVIGDESTVGIGYRGGTAKNPKPAGGGDPGASIVVIPKQPEEPVKLPPECKKEVHNCVTAHIHGGGGPPKYRGPCCVKLNTSVACVCKFLKSHDHKLSKGANDVLRGCNFNKTKCSKVPMPQVCTQEAKHCIHSHIYGGLGAPQDRGACCQKFKCLKNVFLHSLSLRILT; encoded by the coding sequence ATGGAGATCATTCCATTGATGCTCATTGCCTTCATCATACTCGTGTCTTCATTTCCGGCTCCGATTAAAGTAGCCGGCAAGGGTGGGGGTGGTAGCGTTGCTGGTAGTGGCAGCGGCTCCATTGGTATTGGCAGGGGTGGGAATATTGGTAGGGGCGGCGTCATTGGTGATGAAAGTACTGTTGGCATCGGTTATAGGGGTGGAACTGCCAAAAACCCCAAGCCAGCTGGTGGCGGCGACCCCGGTGCGTCAATTGTGGTCATTCCCAAGCAGCCTGAGGAACCTGTGAAGCTGCCACCAGAATGCAAAAAAGAGGTTCACAATTGCGTCACTGCGCATATACACGGAGGAGGGGGGCCCCCTAAATACCGTGGACCATGTTGTGTGAAACTTAACACATCTGTAGCATGTGTGTGTAAGTTTCTTAAGTCCCATGATCATAAGCTAAGCAAAGGTGCAAATGATGTACTTCGTGgttgtaattttaataaaaccaAATGTTCAAAGGTGCCAATGCCTCAAGTATGCACACAAGAAGCCAAACATTGCATCCATTCACATATATACGGAGGCCTAGGGGCACCTCAAGACCGCGGAGCATGTTGTCAGAAATTTAAGTGcttaaaaaatgtgtttttacaTTCCTTAAGTCTAAGGATCCTCACCTAA